In Treponema primitia ZAS-2, a genomic segment contains:
- a CDS encoding META domain-containing protein, translated as MQQFSKIFALGLAAVLTLACASKSDVVEGTPSISFDEVQGKVWVLDTVKTESGDIAINRRILEANGTGDDFSLFIDNERISGKGAPNRYFAPYTLGKDQEISISPIAGTLMMSFVEPEGLQERDYYSYLEKVSQWDLSAQDTLELFTETPEGDPVVLVFTYKEK; from the coding sequence ATGCAACAATTTTCAAAAATCTTTGCCCTGGGCCTGGCGGCTGTTTTAACCCTTGCCTGTGCCAGTAAAAGTGATGTAGTTGAGGGGACGCCTTCAATCTCCTTTGATGAGGTTCAGGGGAAAGTATGGGTACTGGATACGGTCAAGACTGAATCCGGCGATATTGCTATTAACCGGCGGATTTTGGAAGCCAATGGCACGGGTGACGACTTTAGCTTATTTATTGATAATGAACGAATAAGCGGTAAAGGCGCCCCAAACCGGTATTTTGCCCCCTATACCTTAGGAAAAGATCAAGAGATTTCTATAAGCCCCATTGCGGGTACCCTAATGATGAGCTTTGTGGAACCCGAAGGCCTTCAGGAGCGGGACTATTATAGCTACCTGGAAAAGGTAAGCCAGTGGGATTTAAGCGCCCAGGATACCCTTGAGCTGTTTACCGAAACTCCCGAAGGCGATCCCGTAGTTCTGGTTTTTACCTATAAAGAAAAATAG
- a CDS encoding META domain-containing protein produces MRKRWIFPIFFAIFFYLGSCAGGPSLTDIQDKEWKLVEVRIDPADLSRDTILFDRAKLKTEGLDDIFTLTIHTAGVNGKAAPEAYTASYDQGDSQAFSLKQMNITPAEKSLAPERLREAEFFAFLEKVKRWELIQDRLELYSATPDGISAILIFINK; encoded by the coding sequence ATGAGAAAAAGGTGGATTTTCCCCATATTTTTTGCCATATTTTTTTATCTGGGTTCCTGCGCCGGAGGACCTTCCCTGACAGACATTCAGGATAAAGAATGGAAGTTGGTGGAAGTCAGGATCGATCCGGCAGACCTTTCCCGGGATACCATTCTTTTTGATCGTGCAAAATTGAAAACCGAAGGGTTGGACGATATCTTTACCCTGACCATTCATACCGCCGGGGTAAATGGTAAAGCGGCACCGGAAGCGTATACTGCCTCCTATGATCAGGGTGATAGCCAGGCCTTTTCACTTAAACAGATGAATATTACCCCGGCGGAAAAGAGCCTGGCCCCTGAACGGCTTCGGGAAGCCGAGTTTTTTGCTTTCCTGGAGAAGGTCAAGCGCTGGGAGCTCATCCAGGATCGGCTTGAACTGTACTCCGCAACACCGGACGGGATTAGCGCAATTTTGATTTTTATCAACAAATAA
- a CDS encoding YbaK/EbsC family protein: MSIERVREHLRRWGRDNDIIERDASTATVLEAANALGLIPARIAKSISLKMGDGAIVVVIAGDMKLDNRKYKEHFGIKAKMLSPEEALHFTGHAVGGVCPFGLPPDVMVYLDISMKRFTTVFPACGSSNSAIELTMEELEEYSLSKGWVDVCKEIAEDVSRETEQ, translated from the coding sequence ATGTCGATTGAGCGGGTGCGCGAGCACTTGAGGCGTTGGGGTCGGGATAATGACATTATTGAAAGGGACGCTTCCACCGCCACGGTTTTAGAAGCGGCAAATGCCCTGGGGCTTATTCCCGCCCGGATTGCCAAGAGCATCTCCCTTAAAATGGGGGATGGTGCTATAGTTGTGGTAATTGCCGGGGACATGAAGCTGGATAACCGCAAATATAAGGAACATTTCGGCATAAAGGCAAAAATGCTCTCCCCGGAGGAGGCCCTGCACTTTACAGGCCATGCGGTGGGGGGTGTCTGTCCCTTTGGCCTTCCTCCGGATGTTATGGTATATCTGGATATTTCCATGAAACGGTTCACTACTGTTTTCCCAGCCTGTGGAAGCAGCAATTCTGCCATAGAGTTGACCATGGAAGAACTTGAGGAATATTCTCTAAGTAAGGGATGGGTGGATGTCTGCAAAGAAATTGCAGAAGATGTTTCACGTGAAACAGAGCAGTAA